Proteins co-encoded in one Egibacteraceae bacterium genomic window:
- the pyrF gene encoding orotidine-5'-phosphate decarboxylase — MNPLVAALDTPDLDRLGALAGDLGPSVGYLKVGLEAYTAHGPAAVAAAAAHARVFLDVKLHDIPTTVAGAARVAADLDVDLLTVHASGGTAMIAAAAEAAPDVGILAVTVLTSLDDAALAEVGQGPAEEQVVRLAALAFAAGAAGVVCAVSEARAVRAAVGPAALVVTPGIRLAGAGHDDQARVATPRAAIDQGASHLVVGRALTQAGDPAAVARAILEDLA; from the coding sequence GTGAACCCGCTCGTCGCGGCGCTCGACACGCCGGACCTCGACCGGCTAGGGGCGCTGGCGGGGGACCTCGGACCGAGCGTCGGCTACCTCAAGGTCGGGCTGGAGGCCTACACGGCGCACGGTCCCGCGGCGGTCGCCGCCGCCGCTGCGCACGCCCGCGTGTTCCTCGACGTGAAGCTGCACGACATCCCGACGACGGTCGCGGGTGCCGCGCGGGTCGCCGCGGACCTGGACGTGGACCTGCTGACGGTGCACGCGTCGGGGGGCACCGCGATGATCGCCGCGGCGGCGGAGGCCGCCCCGGACGTGGGCATCCTCGCCGTGACGGTCCTGACCAGCCTGGACGACGCGGCCCTTGCCGAGGTCGGCCAGGGCCCGGCCGAGGAGCAGGTCGTCCGCCTGGCCGCCCTCGCGTTCGCTGCCGGCGCGGCCGGGGTGGTCTGCGCGGTCTCGGAGGCCCGGGCGGTGCGCGCCGCCGTCGGTCCCGCCGCGCTGGTCGTCACGCCGGGGATCAGGCTGGCTGGCGCCGGGCACGACGACCAGGCCCGCGTGGCCACGCCCAGGGCGGCCATCGACCAGGGCGCGAGCCACCTGGTGGTCGGGCGGGCCCTCACGCAGGCCGGGGACCCGGCCGCCGTCGCCCGCGCGATCCTCGAGGACCTGGCATGA
- the mihF gene encoding integration host factor, actinobacterial type, which yields MPLPQLDDEARRRALEKAAEARKVRAELKQQLKSGEIDFLEILRRADRNETVGKTKVSAVLEAMPRLGKVRARKLMERLDISPSRRLRGLGINQREKLLAEFGLDAGDDS from the coding sequence ATGCCGCTCCCGCAGTTGGATGACGAGGCCCGTCGCCGAGCTTTGGAGAAGGCCGCCGAGGCGCGCAAGGTCCGCGCGGAGCTGAAGCAGCAGCTGAAGTCGGGTGAGATCGACTTCCTGGAGATCCTCCGACGCGCCGACCGCAACGAGACCGTCGGCAAGACGAAGGTGTCGGCGGTCCTGGAGGCGATGCCCCGCCTGGGCAAGGTCCGGGCCCGCAAGCTGATGGAGCGGTTGGACATCTCCCCATCGCGCCGGCTGCGGGGCCTGGGCATCAACCAGCGCGAGAAGCTGCTCGCCGAGTTCGGACTGGATGCAGGGGACGACTCCTGA
- the rpoZ gene encoding DNA-directed RNA polymerase subunit omega has protein sequence MKTVDSKYTLVHLAARRAREVNNYYHSLGEGLSQYTPPLVDKVDSNKPLSIALEEIATGKIVVQMVGTARQNAEKAAKESGSDASDAQVLSLDSDGEDDDS, from the coding sequence ATGAAGACCGTGGACAGCAAGTACACGCTGGTCCATCTGGCCGCGCGCCGTGCGCGCGAGGTCAACAACTACTACCACTCCCTCGGCGAGGGCCTGAGCCAGTACACCCCCCCGCTCGTCGACAAGGTCGACTCCAACAAGCCGCTGTCGATCGCCCTGGAGGAGATCGCCACCGGCAAGATCGTGGTGCAGATGGTGGGCACCGCGCGGCAGAACGCGGAGAAGGCGGCCAAGGAGAGCGGCAGCGACGCCAGCGACGCACAGGTGCTGTCGCTGGACAGCGACGGCGAGGACGACGACTCCTAG
- a CDS encoding transcription antitermination factor NusB produces MGEPAPAPGLVPPAPASPRVGLASRRAAWRAIRTVHERRAWSPPAVGAALRATTLGDQDRAFAANLAYSTLRWEGTLDWALAQVVQRPLADIEPAVLDVLRIGAWQLLYGNVPDRAAVDTAVEVARTEVGDRVTGFVNGVLRGLGRTASTLPWPSGDAGVGLRLAYPAWMVAEARRRFGARAEDVLAAGNVSPGLTLRATGDRDLLVAELQAAGLDAHPGRRAPEAVRVAGGDPNTLPSVAAGRATPQDEASMLVARVVVDAGGARDAPPAPGWCVLDLCAAPGGKSTHLAQLGAAVVAADLRPTRAGLVAAAATRLGLADRIAVVVADATAPPWRRECFDAVLVDAPCTGLGVVRRRPELRWRRDADDPARLGRLQLQLLESASTLVRPGGRLVYSVCTWPVAETSAVANAFLAAHGDRFVPVDVAATLGADPVAGDPGVQLAPDVDEVDGMYVAAFERT; encoded by the coding sequence TTGGGTGAGCCCGCCCCAGCTCCCGGCCTGGTGCCGCCGGCGCCGGCCAGCCCCCGGGTGGGGCTGGCGTCTCGGCGGGCGGCGTGGCGGGCGATCCGGACCGTGCACGAGCGCAGGGCCTGGTCGCCGCCGGCGGTGGGGGCGGCGCTGCGCGCCACGACGCTCGGTGACCAGGACCGGGCGTTCGCCGCCAACCTCGCCTACTCCACGCTGCGGTGGGAGGGCACCCTGGACTGGGCGCTCGCACAGGTCGTGCAGCGCCCCCTCGCCGACATCGAGCCTGCGGTCCTCGACGTCCTGCGCATCGGCGCGTGGCAGCTGCTGTACGGCAACGTGCCCGACCGTGCGGCGGTGGACACCGCCGTCGAGGTGGCCCGCACCGAGGTCGGTGACCGCGTGACCGGCTTCGTCAACGGCGTGCTCCGCGGCCTGGGACGCACGGCGTCGACGCTGCCCTGGCCGTCGGGCGACGCGGGCGTGGGGCTGCGGCTGGCCTACCCGGCCTGGATGGTCGCCGAGGCGCGCAGGCGGTTCGGCGCCCGCGCGGAGGACGTGCTGGCGGCCGGCAACGTCTCCCCGGGTCTGACCCTGCGGGCGACAGGGGACCGCGACCTGCTGGTCGCCGAGCTGCAGGCGGCCGGGCTCGACGCCCACCCCGGCCGGCGCGCGCCCGAGGCCGTGCGGGTCGCCGGCGGGGACCCCAACACGCTGCCGTCGGTGGCGGCCGGTCGCGCCACGCCCCAGGACGAGGCGTCGATGCTGGTGGCGCGGGTCGTCGTCGACGCCGGTGGCGCCCGCGACGCGCCGCCGGCGCCCGGCTGGTGCGTCCTGGACCTCTGCGCCGCTCCCGGCGGCAAGAGCACCCACCTGGCCCAGCTGGGCGCTGCGGTCGTCGCCGCCGACCTGCGGCCCACCCGAGCGGGCCTGGTCGCCGCGGCCGCCACCCGGCTGGGACTGGCCGACCGCATCGCCGTGGTGGTCGCCGACGCGACCGCGCCGCCCTGGCGACGGGAGTGCTTCGACGCGGTGCTGGTCGACGCGCCGTGCACCGGGCTCGGTGTCGTGCGTCGTCGCCCCGAGCTGCGGTGGCGCCGCGACGCCGACGACCCAGCGCGACTGGGCCGGCTGCAGCTGCAGCTGCTGGAGTCGGCATCGACCCTGGTGCGTCCGGGGGGCCGCCTGGTGTACAGCGTGTGCACCTGGCCGGTGGCCGAGACCAGCGCGGTGGCAAACGCATTCCTGGCCGCCCACGGCGACCGGTTCGTTCCCGTCGACGTGGCGGCGACCCTCGGTGCGGACCCGGTCGCCGGCGACCCCGGCGTGCAGCTCGCCCCTGACGTCGACGAGGTCGACGGCATGTACGTCGCCGCCTTCGAGCGCACCTGA
- the def gene encoding peptide deformylase — MAVLPIRIFGDPVLRERAAEVTRFDEALARLGQDMLTTLRAAAGAAIAGNQVGVLKRIIAFDLRAEDDPDHGVYVNPEVLETSEEVEESEEGCLSFPGLFYPTERPFRARVKAYDVHGGELERTGEGMVARMLLHEIDHLNGILFIDHLARHDRKDAMRRIRAGELDEPGAAARAAAPDEPVI; from the coding sequence ATGGCCGTGCTGCCGATCCGCATATTCGGAGATCCGGTGCTGCGAGAGCGCGCCGCGGAGGTGACGCGCTTCGACGAGGCGCTGGCCCGGCTGGGCCAGGACATGCTGACCACGTTGCGCGCTGCGGCGGGTGCGGCCATCGCGGGCAACCAGGTCGGCGTCCTGAAGCGGATCATCGCCTTCGACCTGCGGGCCGAGGACGACCCCGACCATGGGGTCTACGTGAACCCGGAGGTGCTGGAGACCTCCGAGGAGGTCGAGGAGAGCGAGGAGGGCTGCTTGTCGTTTCCCGGCCTCTTCTACCCCACGGAGCGCCCGTTCCGGGCGCGGGTGAAGGCCTACGACGTGCACGGCGGGGAGCTCGAGCGCACCGGCGAGGGCATGGTCGCCCGCATGCTCTTGCACGAGATCGACCACCTGAACGGGATCCTGTTCATCGACCACCTGGCGCGCCACGACCGCAAGGACGCGATGCGCCGCATCCGCGCGGGCGAGCTCGACGAGCCCGGTGCGGCGGCGCGTGCGGCCGCCCCCGACGAACCGGTGATCTGA
- the metK gene encoding methionine adenosyltransferase: protein MSRRWLFTSESVTEGHPDKVADQISDAVLDAVLAGDPNPDAARVACETLVSTGLVVVAGEITTDTYVDIAKVARDTVKGIGYDRAGAGFDGDACGVMVAIDEQSPDIAGGVDVSYESRNASSLDDELDSLGAGDQGMMFGYACTETDVLMPVPIHLAHRLAERLAAVRRSGVVPYLRPDGKTQVTVEYEGLKPVRIERVLISTQHQPDIDIKTLLTPDLIEHVVGPIIPEGLPWEPEQVLINPSGKFELGGPRADAGVTGRKIIVDTYGGMARHGGGAFSGKDSTKVDRSAAYASRWVAKTIVAAGLAERAELQLAYAIGVAKPVSMSLETFGTETHDVDKILTGVQEVFDLRPAAIIRDLGLRKPIFQETATYGHFGREQFSWENTDRADDLRTAAGA from the coding sequence ATGAGTCGTCGCTGGTTGTTCACGTCCGAGTCGGTCACCGAAGGCCACCCCGACAAGGTGGCCGACCAGATCTCTGATGCGGTCCTTGATGCGGTGCTCGCAGGGGATCCGAACCCTGACGCGGCCCGTGTCGCCTGCGAGACGCTGGTGTCCACCGGCCTGGTCGTCGTCGCCGGCGAGATCACCACCGACACCTACGTGGACATCGCCAAGGTCGCCCGCGACACCGTGAAGGGCATCGGCTACGACCGCGCCGGCGCGGGCTTCGACGGCGACGCGTGCGGCGTCATGGTGGCCATCGACGAGCAGTCCCCCGACATCGCCGGTGGCGTCGACGTCTCCTACGAGTCCCGCAACGCGTCATCATTGGACGACGAGCTCGACTCCCTCGGCGCCGGCGACCAGGGCATGATGTTCGGCTACGCGTGCACCGAGACGGACGTGCTCATGCCGGTGCCGATCCACCTCGCGCACCGCCTCGCCGAGCGGCTCGCCGCTGTGCGACGGAGCGGCGTGGTGCCCTACCTGCGCCCGGACGGCAAGACGCAGGTGACCGTGGAGTACGAGGGGCTGAAGCCCGTCCGCATCGAGCGGGTCCTGATCTCGACCCAGCACCAGCCCGACATCGACATCAAGACGCTGCTCACCCCCGACCTGATCGAGCACGTCGTCGGGCCCATCATCCCCGAGGGCCTGCCGTGGGAGCCCGAACAGGTCCTCATCAACCCCTCCGGCAAGTTCGAGCTCGGTGGGCCCCGGGCCGACGCCGGTGTCACCGGCCGCAAGATCATCGTCGACACCTACGGCGGGATGGCCCGCCACGGCGGTGGCGCGTTCAGCGGCAAGGACTCGACCAAGGTGGACCGCTCGGCAGCCTACGCGTCGCGCTGGGTCGCCAAGACCATCGTTGCTGCCGGGCTGGCCGAGCGCGCCGAGCTGCAGCTGGCCTACGCCATCGGCGTCGCCAAGCCGGTGTCGATGAGCCTGGAGACGTTCGGCACCGAGACGCACGACGTGGACAAGATCCTGACCGGGGTGCAGGAGGTCTTCGACCTGCGACCGGCAGCGATCATCCGCGACCTGGGGCTGCGCAAGCCGATCTTCCAGGAGACGGCCACCTACGGGCACTTCGGCCGCGAGCAGTTCTCTTGGGAGAACACCGACCGCGCCGACGACCTGCGCACCGCCGCCGGCGCCTGA
- the coaBC gene encoding bifunctional phosphopantothenoylcysteine decarboxylase/phosphopantothenate--cysteine ligase CoaBC: protein MEPGRALDGRHVLLGVSGGVAAYKAAALARGLVRAGATVQTVLTAGAAGFVGPATFAGLTGRPAHSEVFADAHRILHVSLAREADVAVFAPATANLLAKFAAGIADDLVTSVFACLVCPVVVAPAMHTEMWLHPATQANVDTLTRRGTRVCGPADGALAGGDHGPGRLAEVDDLLAAVVDAVTPPAGPLAGRTVLVTAGGTREPIDPVRFIGNRSSGKMGYRLAEEAARRGARVELVSAPTDLAVPPGVTLHRVETAEEMRAAVWRLVDKADVVLKAAAVADFRPATRADQKVKKEGDGLAVVHLEPTPDILAELGRETTGKVLVGFAAETDLEEEHGRDKLRRKGLDLIVVNRVDAADAGFNVDTNRAVLLSADGGRTDVPLTTKAQLAALICDHVEGLLAKGTVPPSTLDATRPAHE from the coding sequence ATGGAACCAGGGCGGGCGCTGGACGGGCGCCACGTGCTCCTGGGCGTCTCCGGCGGCGTGGCGGCCTACAAGGCGGCTGCACTGGCCCGCGGGCTGGTGCGGGCAGGCGCCACCGTGCAGACGGTGCTGACCGCCGGCGCCGCCGGGTTCGTCGGCCCGGCCACCTTCGCCGGTCTCACCGGGCGCCCCGCCCACAGCGAGGTGTTCGCCGACGCGCACCGCATCCTGCACGTCAGCCTGGCGCGCGAGGCCGACGTCGCGGTGTTCGCGCCCGCGACCGCCAACCTGCTCGCCAAGTTCGCCGCGGGCATCGCCGACGACCTCGTCACCTCCGTGTTCGCCTGCCTGGTGTGCCCCGTCGTGGTCGCCCCCGCGATGCACACCGAGATGTGGCTGCACCCGGCGACCCAGGCCAACGTCGACACCCTCACCCGCCGCGGCACGCGGGTGTGCGGGCCCGCCGACGGCGCGCTCGCCGGCGGCGACCACGGCCCCGGGCGCCTGGCCGAGGTGGACGACCTGCTCGCCGCGGTGGTCGACGCCGTCACCCCTCCCGCCGGACCGTTGGCGGGCCGCACGGTCCTGGTCACCGCCGGGGGCACCCGGGAGCCGATCGACCCGGTGCGGTTCATCGGCAACCGCTCCAGCGGCAAGATGGGCTACCGGTTGGCCGAGGAGGCCGCCCGTCGCGGGGCGAGGGTGGAGCTGGTCTCCGCGCCCACCGACCTGGCCGTCCCCCCGGGGGTCACCCTCCACCGCGTCGAGACCGCCGAGGAGATGCGCGCGGCGGTCTGGCGGCTGGTCGACAAGGCCGACGTGGTCCTGAAGGCGGCGGCCGTCGCCGACTTCCGGCCGGCGACACGCGCGGACCAGAAGGTCAAGAAGGAGGGGGATGGCCTGGCGGTGGTGCACCTGGAGCCCACCCCCGACATCCTCGCGGAGCTGGGACGCGAGACGACGGGCAAGGTCCTCGTCGGGTTCGCGGCGGAGACCGACCTGGAGGAGGAGCACGGTCGGGACAAGCTGCGCCGCAAGGGCCTTGACCTCATCGTCGTCAACCGGGTGGACGCCGCGGACGCCGGCTTCAACGTCGACACCAACCGTGCCGTGCTGCTGTCCGCGGACGGTGGCCGCACCGACGTGCCGCTGACCACCAAGGCGCAGCTGGCCGCGCTGATCTGCGACCACGTGGAAGGTCTGCTTGCGAAGGGGACCGTGCCACCCTCTACACTCGATGCAACCCGTCCTGCCCACGAGTAG
- the gmk gene encoding guanylate kinase, translating to MAPAAGPGHQPAREAARRVRTGCRGRLLSPGRLCVISGPSGVGKGTVVAALRERCPDLALSVSTTTRPRRPHELDGVHYRFLTAEEFEELVADDGLIEWAEFSGRRYGTPAEPVRRALARGQTVLLEIDVQGARQIRARVPEATLVFLAPPDMATLRQRLAARGTEGPDAIARRLQAASAEVDEASWFDHVVVNDDVDRAADAIARILDSATETGSDEHQPGGTPQSPPSTT from the coding sequence ATCGCGCCGGCTGCGGGGCCTGGGCATCAACCAGCGCGAGAAGCTGCTCGCCGAGTTCGGACTGGATGCAGGGGACGACTCCTGAGCCCGGGGCGCCTGTGTGTCATCAGCGGACCCAGCGGCGTCGGCAAGGGCACGGTGGTTGCCGCGCTGCGCGAGCGGTGTCCCGACCTGGCGCTGTCCGTGTCGACCACGACCCGGCCCCGACGACCGCACGAGCTCGACGGCGTCCACTACCGCTTCCTCACCGCCGAGGAGTTCGAGGAGCTGGTCGCCGACGACGGCCTGATCGAATGGGCGGAGTTCTCGGGACGCCGTTACGGCACCCCCGCCGAGCCCGTGCGCCGGGCGCTCGCCCGCGGGCAGACCGTGCTCCTGGAGATCGACGTGCAGGGAGCCCGCCAGATCCGGGCACGCGTGCCGGAGGCAACACTGGTGTTCCTGGCACCGCCGGACATGGCGACGCTGCGGCAACGTCTAGCGGCCCGCGGCACCGAGGGTCCCGACGCCATCGCCCGGCGCCTGCAGGCCGCGAGCGCGGAGGTCGACGAGGCGTCCTGGTTCGACCACGTGGTCGTCAACGACGACGTCGACCGGGCAGCCGACGCCATCGCCCGTATACTCGACAGTGCGACCGAGACGGGCAGCGACGAGCACCAGCCGGGAGGAACGCCGCAATCGCCACCATCGACGACTTGA
- a CDS encoding dihydroorotate dehydrogenase electron transfer subunit encodes MGRGSELSSIVSRGSTTSIQGRAEGPVRGMCEVLAYRRIGAYHSLTFVAPEIAERTMPGQFVSVGVGADGALLRRPFSVFAVSKHGPWAGTVEIVFDAIGSGTRWLAERIKHDVVDIVGPLGRPFPLPQKPVGCLLVGGGYGAAPLLYLAQHLQKQGLRTDMVIGAGTADRIFNAIEAKRLSASARFTTEDGTHGTQGVVTDVLDEVLDSSKAGVIYACGPMPMLAAVAVVARRRRVPCQVAVEEAMACGVGVCWTCVLPYRRSKGGLENLRACVDGPVFNAARIEWDLIGESLGAPSDPEFTL; translated from the coding sequence GTGGGGAGGGGATCTGAGCTGAGCAGCATCGTCAGCCGCGGATCGACGACCTCGATCCAGGGGCGCGCCGAGGGGCCGGTGCGCGGCATGTGCGAGGTGCTCGCCTATCGTCGCATCGGGGCCTACCACTCGCTCACGTTCGTCGCGCCCGAGATCGCCGAGCGCACCATGCCCGGCCAGTTCGTCTCGGTGGGGGTCGGGGCCGACGGCGCGCTGCTGCGCCGGCCGTTCTCGGTCTTCGCCGTGAGCAAGCACGGGCCCTGGGCGGGCACGGTGGAGATCGTCTTCGACGCCATCGGGTCGGGCACCCGCTGGCTCGCCGAGCGCATCAAGCACGATGTCGTCGACATCGTCGGACCACTCGGGCGGCCGTTCCCCCTGCCCCAGAAACCCGTCGGGTGCCTGCTCGTGGGCGGCGGCTACGGCGCGGCCCCGCTGCTCTACCTCGCCCAGCACCTGCAGAAGCAGGGCCTGCGCACCGACATGGTGATCGGCGCGGGCACCGCTGACCGCATCTTCAACGCCATCGAGGCCAAGCGACTGTCCGCCAGCGCGCGCTTCACCACCGAGGACGGGACGCACGGCACGCAGGGTGTGGTGACCGACGTGCTCGACGAGGTCCTCGACAGCTCCAAGGCCGGTGTCATCTACGCCTGCGGCCCGATGCCGATGCTCGCCGCGGTCGCTGTCGTCGCCCGGCGGCGACGCGTCCCCTGCCAGGTCGCGGTCGAGGAGGCGATGGCCTGCGGTGTGGGGGTGTGCTGGACGTGCGTGCTGCCCTACCGCCGGAGCAAGGGCGGTCTGGAGAACCTGCGGGCCTGTGTCGACGGGCCGGTCTTCAACGCCGCCCGCATCGAGTGGGACCTCATCGGCGAGTCGCTTGGGGCCCCATCCGACCCGGAGTTCACCTTGTGA
- the fmt gene encoding methionyl-tRNA formyltransferase has protein sequence MRLAFFGTPAAAVPALHAFMAAPDVTVAAVVTNPDRPAGRGYTMTPPPVKEAAQEAGLPVWQPGKPREILDELAGLGVDACAVVAYGSLLPADVLAVGGAGFVNLHFSLLPAWRGAAPVAHSILHGETETGVTCFVLEAGMDTGPVLLAERTWIGEGETAGELTARLATVGAPLLVAAVSGLVDGSLTAVPQDHERATYAPKLSADDARLDWGADAADVAAAVRAFNPMPGAHTTFAGARLKVHRGVAVAGSGEPGVVRVAEDGPVVACGGGALRLDEVQPAGRPRMSGTAFVNGYRPDGHRLG, from the coding sequence ATGAGACTCGCGTTCTTCGGGACCCCGGCTGCAGCGGTGCCTGCCCTGCACGCGTTCATGGCGGCGCCCGACGTCACCGTCGCCGCCGTGGTGACGAACCCGGACCGCCCGGCGGGCCGCGGCTACACGATGACCCCGCCGCCGGTGAAGGAGGCCGCGCAGGAGGCCGGCCTGCCGGTCTGGCAGCCGGGCAAGCCGCGTGAGATCCTCGACGAGCTGGCCGGCCTGGGGGTGGATGCGTGTGCCGTGGTGGCCTACGGGTCGCTGCTGCCCGCGGATGTGCTCGCGGTCGGGGGTGCCGGCTTCGTGAACCTGCACTTCTCACTGCTGCCCGCGTGGCGCGGCGCCGCCCCGGTCGCCCACAGCATCCTGCACGGCGAGACCGAGACGGGCGTGACCTGCTTCGTGCTCGAGGCCGGCATGGACACCGGCCCCGTCCTGCTGGCTGAGCGCACGTGGATCGGCGAGGGTGAGACGGCTGGTGAGCTCACCGCACGGCTGGCCACGGTCGGTGCGCCCCTGCTGGTCGCGGCCGTCAGCGGCCTGGTCGACGGATCGCTCACCGCGGTGCCGCAGGACCACGAGCGCGCCACCTACGCGCCCAAGCTCTCCGCGGACGACGCGCGGCTCGACTGGGGCGCCGACGCCGCCGACGTGGCCGCTGCCGTGCGGGCGTTCAACCCCATGCCGGGGGCGCACACGACGTTTGCGGGGGCGCGCCTCAAGGTGCACCGCGGCGTTGCTGTGGCGGGCTCGGGCGAGCCGGGCGTGGTCCGCGTCGCCGAGGACGGACCGGTGGTGGCGTGCGGAGGGGGCGCGTTGCGACTCGACGAGGTGCAGCCGGCCGGCAGACCCCGGATGAGCGGCACGGCGTTCGTGAACGGCTACCGACCCGACGGCCATCGCCTTGGGTGA
- a CDS encoding dihydroorotate dehydrogenase: MRVVTAAGAAEALRPDQVDLTAELGPLTLANPVVTASGCFGSGQEVHRFYDVAMLGAVVVKSLTLEPRLGLPTPRMAETASGMLNAIGLQNPGVDRWLAEDLPWLRAHRVPTIVSIAGKTTTEYRHLAERLRGADGVVALEANISCPNVEDRNTVFACKEDATRDAISQVVRASTVPVFAKLTPDVTDIAAIAAAAKAAGAAGVSVINTLLGLAIDADTGRPRLGAVTGGLSGPAIKPVALRAVHQIHRALPDLPIIGMGGATTVTDVVEFLLAGAGAVAIGTANFANPLAAGELVAALPRWMAARGYARLADLRGALQLPGDQTTTDEGPA, translated from the coding sequence ATGCGCGTGGTGACCGCAGCCGGTGCGGCGGAAGCCCTGCGTCCGGACCAGGTCGACCTCACGGCCGAGCTCGGGCCGCTGACGCTCGCCAACCCGGTGGTGACGGCCAGCGGCTGCTTCGGCAGCGGCCAGGAGGTGCACCGGTTCTACGACGTGGCGATGCTCGGCGCCGTCGTGGTCAAGTCGCTCACGCTGGAGCCCCGTCTCGGGTTGCCCACACCGCGCATGGCGGAGACCGCCAGCGGCATGCTGAACGCCATCGGTCTGCAGAACCCCGGCGTGGACCGGTGGCTGGCCGAGGACCTGCCGTGGCTGCGGGCGCACCGCGTGCCGACGATCGTGTCCATCGCCGGCAAGACGACCACCGAGTACCGCCACCTGGCCGAACGCCTCCGGGGCGCCGACGGCGTCGTCGCGTTGGAGGCGAACATCTCCTGCCCCAACGTCGAGGACCGCAACACCGTCTTCGCCTGCAAGGAGGACGCCACCCGCGACGCCATCAGCCAGGTCGTGCGAGCCTCGACCGTGCCCGTGTTCGCCAAGCTGACGCCTGACGTGACCGACATCGCCGCGATCGCCGCCGCGGCCAAAGCGGCGGGCGCGGCCGGGGTGAGCGTGATCAACACCCTGCTCGGCCTGGCGATCGACGCGGACACGGGGCGGCCCCGCCTGGGTGCGGTGACCGGCGGGCTGAGCGGGCCGGCGATCAAACCGGTCGCCCTGCGCGCGGTGCATCAGATCCACCGGGCCCTGCCCGACCTGCCCATCATCGGCATGGGCGGGGCCACGACGGTCACCGATGTCGTCGAGTTCCTCCTCGCGGGTGCCGGCGCGGTCGCCATCGGCACCGCGAACTTCGCCAACCCCCTGGCCGCGGGGGAGCTGGTGGCCGCGCTCCCGCGCTGGATGGCCGCGCGCGGGTACGCCCGCCTCGCCGACCTCCGCGGCGCGCTGCAGCTGCCCGGGGACCAGACGACCACCGACGAGGGGCCGGCGTGA